The Ralstonia pickettii DTP0602 genome segment GCACTCCGGTCCGCCCCACACTCTACAGCGTGCTGCGCCGCATCCACCTGGGCGTGGCGCTGATTGCCGTATTCACCGCGGGCGTGTCCCTGACCGCGCTCGGCATGACCGCGCTGCGCGTCTATGCCGACCACAACGTGCGGCTTGTGGCCCGCTCCATCGCCTATACGCTGGAGGCGCCGGTGGTCTTCCACGACCAGGCGGCCACTGGCGAAACGCTGGCGGTGATCGCCGCGTCCGAGGACATCGCGCGCGCCACCGTCTACGACCGCGACAACCGCGTGCTGGCCGAGTGGCGGCGCCCCGGCCAGCCGCAGCTGACTGGCCTGCCCCACGCGCTGGGCGAGTGGCTGAGCATGGGCGCCGTCGACCAGCCGATCCTGCACCAGGCACAGCAGGTCGGCGTGCTGCGCGTCAGCGGCGACCCGCGCAACCTGCTGCACTTCCTGCTGCAGGGCGCTCTGGGCCTGCTGGGCTGCCTGCTGCTGACCGCGGTCGGCGCGCACTACCTGGCCAGCCGGCTGCTGGTGCAGATCGTCGAACCACTGCGCAACCTGATGCGAGTGGCACACGCGGTGCGCTCCGAGCGCGATTTCGCACAGCGCACGCCACCCGCCAGCATCGAAGAACTCAACGCGCTCAGCGAAGACTTCAACGGCCTGCTGGACGAACTACAGACCTGGCAGAACCAGCTGCAGCACGAGAACCGCTCGCTCGCCCACCGTGCCAACCACGATGCGCTGACCGGCTTGCTCAACCGCGCGGCCTTCGTCGAGGCGCTCGAGCGCGCCGTGCGCCATGCCGCCGCCAACGACGAGTACGCGGCGGTGCTGTACCTGGACAGCGACGATTTCAAGCGCATCAACGACCACCACGGCCATGCCGCCGGCGACGCGGTGCTGGTGGCCGTGGCCCAGCGCATCCGCGCCAGCCTGCGCGCCGGTGACACCGTGGCACGCATCGGCGGCGACGAATTCGCGGTGCTGGCCGCCGCGCTGCGCGCGCCCCGCGACGCCATCCATATCGCCGAACATATCCTGCAGGCCATGGCCGCCCCGATCGCCCTGCCCGACGGCAGCACGGTGCGAGCGTCGCTGAGCATCGGCCTGGCCGTCTTCCCCGTCCACGCGCAAGGCAGCCAGGCGTTGCTGCACGCTGCCGACGCCGCCATGTACGGCGCCAAGCGGCGCTCCGGCGGCATCTGGCAAAGCGCCGAACCGCGCCTGGACGTCACGCTGTGAGAATCCTCATGACCGAACCTTCTGC includes the following:
- a CDS encoding DeoR family transcriptional regulator, whose product is MRARKPAPGTPVRPTLYSVLRRIHLGVALIAVFTAGVSLTALGMTALRVYADHNVRLVARSIAYTLEAPVVFHDQAATGETLAVIAASEDIARATVYDRDNRVLAEWRRPGQPQLTGLPHALGEWLSMGAVDQPILHQAQQVGVLRVSGDPRNLLHFLLQGALGLLGCLLLTAVGAHYLASRLLVQIVEPLRNLMRVAHAVRSERDFAQRTPPASIEELNALSEDFNGLLDELQTWQNQLQHENRSLAHRANHDALTGLLNRAAFVEALERAVRHAAANDEYAAVLYLDSDDFKRINDHHGHAAGDAVLVAVAQRIRASLRAGDTVARIGGDEFAVLAAALRAPRDAIHIAEHILQAMAAPIALPDGSTVRASLSIGLAVFPVHAQGSQALLHAADAAMYGAKRRSGGIWQSAEPRLDVTL